In Puntigrus tetrazona isolate hp1 chromosome 7, ASM1883169v1, whole genome shotgun sequence, the following are encoded in one genomic region:
- the sv2ca gene encoding synaptic vesicle glycoprotein 2Ca isoform X2 — MGTQYFCRYYGLSVWFPDVIKHLQADEYASKVQRHTNERIEDFTFNFTLENQIHTNSLFINDRFIGMKFKSVTFINSTFQSCFFEDVTSVGSFFRNCTFIEAVFYNTDIDDSKLINTDVVNSTFYHNKTGCQMTFEDDYSAYWVYFVNFLGTLAVLPGNIVSALLMDKIGRLSMLGFSMILSGISCFFLWFGTSESMMIGMLCLYNGLSISAWNSLDVVTVELYPTDRRGTGFGFCNALCKLAAVMGNLIFGSLVGITKAIPILLASSVLVGGGLVGLRLPDTRSNVLM, encoded by the exons AACTCAATACTTCTGCAGGTATTATGGTTTATCCGTGTGGTTCCCTGATGTCATCAAACATCTTCAGGCCGATGAATACGCCTCCAAAGTACAAAGGCATACCAATGAGCGCATTGAAGACTTCACCTTCAATTTCACCCTTGAGAACCAGATACACACTAATAGCTTATTTATCAATGACAG GTTCATAGGTATGAAATTCAAGTCTGTCACTTTCATAAATTCCACCTTTCAGAGTTGCTTTTTTgaggatgtgacatcagtgggATCTTTTTTTCGAAACTGCACATTTATTGAGGCTGTCTTCTATAACACAg aTATCGACGACTCCAAACTTATAAACACAGATGTGGTAAACAGCACGTTTTACCACAACAAAACAGGCTGTCAAATGACGTTTGAGGATGATTATAGTGCATACTGGGTCTACTTTGTCAATTTCTTGGGAACACTGGCTGTTCTGCCTGGCAACATCGTATCTGCACTGCTCATGGACAAAATTGGCCGCTTGTCTATGTTAG GGTTTTCTATGATTCTGTCTGGTATCAGCTGCTTCTTCCTGTGGTTTGGCACCAGTGAGTCGATGATGATTGGGATGCTGTGCTTGTACAATGGGCTGAGTATCTCCGCCTGGAACTCCCTGGATGTTGTGACAGTAGAGCTGTATCCTACGGACAGAAG AGGAACTGGATTTGGCTTTTGTAATGCCTTGTGCAAGCTAGCTGCGGTGATGGGAAATCTGATTTTTGGATCTTTAGTGGGCATCACCAAAGCCATCCCCATTCTTCTGGCCTCTTCAGTGCTCGTAGGGGGAGGTCTGGTGGGACTGCGACTACCTGACACCAGGTCAAATGTCCTCATGTAA